A region of the Planctomycetaceae bacterium genome:
CGTGGTTCCTGAAAACAAAGGCAACGGCATCACCGGCGCCGGCTCCGGTCGCTGACGGCAGCGTTCAGGACGCGGGCGATTCCGCGCCCACTGCAAACGCAGCGGACTCAGCCAGCGCAGCCAGTTCACCCGACGCTGCGGCCGCCACTGATTCCGCCGACGCAGCCGCGGCGGATCCGCCACAGGAAGACGCGGCGGCAACGCAGTCGCCGGAGACTCAGTAGCAAGCCGGTCCTCAGGCGACTTCGCGAAGACCACGCGGACGGCGCCGGACCACGGACATTCAGGAGAATTCTGATGCAACGTCGAGACTTCCTTGCCGCGACAACAACGGGCGCGGCGGCTTTGGTCGGATGTGGCCGCGAAACGGCCTTCGCCGGCGGTGAAGGTCAGGACTCGCTGCTGAACGTGATCTGGGACAAGGCTCCCTGCCGCTATTGCGGAACCGGCTGCGGCGTGGAAGTCGCTGTCCGGGAAAACCGCATTGTGGCCGTGCGCGGCGACGAAAACAGCCCCGTCAACAACGGTCTGCTGTGTGCCAAGGGCTACAACCTGCCGCAGATGCTGTATGGCGAAGACCGCCTGCTGCATCCCCAGCGCCGCGATAAGAACGGTACACTGACTCAGATCAGCTGGGATGAAGCTCTGGACCTGATCGCGTCAAAGTACCAGGAAGCGCTGCAGGATTCCGGTCCGGAATCCGTGGCCATTTACGGTTCCGGACAATGGACCATCTTCGACGGCTACGCGGCCAACAAATGGATCAAGGGCGGCATGCGCAGCAACAACATTGATCCCAATGCGCGGCTGTGCATGGCCAGCGCCGTCATGGGTTTCATGACGCAGTTCCAGAGTGACGAACCGATGGGCTGCTACGACGATTTTGACATCGCCGACGATTTCATCATGTGGGGCAACAACATGGCGGAAACGCATCCCGTGTTGTTCAGCCGCATTCTGGAAAACAAGCGCCGCAATCCGAGTGTCCGCATCATTGATATGGGAACACGATGGACTCCCACCAGCGACTTCGCGGACACGTTCATTCAGTTCCGACCCGGCACGGACCTCGCTCTCGCGAACGGCATCCTGCACCTGCTGCTGAAGGAGGACCGGATTGACCACGCTTTCATCCGCGAAAACGTCGTCTTTCGGCGCGGAATCGAAGACGCGGAGCAGATCGGCTACGGCTGCTACGGCGATCAGGCGAACGCGTATACATTCAAAGACGAAGCAAAGGAAAGCAGCCTTGATGAACTTCGCGAATTCGTCGCGGAATATACTCCCGAACATGTTAGTGAAATCACAGGTGTGTCTCCCGGACAGATTCGTTCTCTGGCAGCCGTCTACGGAAACCCGAATCGCGGCACGGTCAGCCTGTGGTGCATGGGCGTCAATCAGCATGTGCGCGGGACGTGGATGAACAACCTGATCAACGACCTGCATCTGATCACGGGCAAGATCAGTCGGCCAGGCAGCAATCCGCTGAGTCTGACCGGCCAGCCATCGGCCTGCGGAACGGCTCGCGAAGTCGGCACATTGTCAAACCGGCTGCCTTCAGACATGGTGGTCAACAATCCCGAACATCGCCGCATCACGGAGGAACTCTGGGGACTGGAAGCCGGCACGATCAACGAAAAGCCGGGACTGCACACCGTCGACATGTTTCGAGCCCTGCAGCGCGGCGACGTGAAAGTCATGTGGATTCAGACAACGAATCCCTGGGTCACACTGCCCAATCTGCATCGCTTCGAACGCAAACCGGGCGATGGAAGGTTCATCATCGTCAGCGATATCTATCCCACACCGACAACAGAAGTCGCCGACCTGATATTGCCGTCGGCCGGCTGGGTCGAGCGTGAGGGGATGTTTGGCAATACTGAACGCCGCACGCAGCACTGGCGAAAAATGGTCGATCCGCCCGGCGAAGCC
Encoded here:
- a CDS encoding molybdopterin-dependent oxidoreductase; amino-acid sequence: MQRRDFLAATTTGAAALVGCGRETAFAGGEGQDSLLNVIWDKAPCRYCGTGCGVEVAVRENRIVAVRGDENSPVNNGLLCAKGYNLPQMLYGEDRLLHPQRRDKNGTLTQISWDEALDLIASKYQEALQDSGPESVAIYGSGQWTIFDGYAANKWIKGGMRSNNIDPNARLCMASAVMGFMTQFQSDEPMGCYDDFDIADDFIMWGNNMAETHPVLFSRILENKRRNPSVRIIDMGTRWTPTSDFADTFIQFRPGTDLALANGILHLLLKEDRIDHAFIRENVVFRRGIEDAEQIGYGCYGDQANAYTFKDEAKESSLDELREFVAEYTPEHVSEITGVSPGQIRSLAAVYGNPNRGTVSLWCMGVNQHVRGTWMNNLINDLHLITGKISRPGSNPLSLTGQPSACGTAREVGTLSNRLPSDMVVNNPEHRRITEELWGLEAGTINEKPGLHTVDMFRALQRGDVKVMWIQTTNPWVTLPNLHRFERKPGDGRFIIVSDIYPTPTTEVADLILPSAGWVEREGMFGNTERRTQHWRKMVDPPGEAKEDAWQYMQVAKRMDMGHLFPYADDDDWHEKMYEEYRRFTLGTGKDLADYDQLLKTRGQRWPVVDGRETLYRYAAGHDPYVKKARGVHFYKAKGFGEKAAVWLRPYQPPAEVPDDEYPFWLCTGRVLEHWHTGSMTRRVKSLHQAIPQAYVELNRADALVMGIQNGDTVSVKSRRGQVQMKALVDGRGKPPRGSVFVPFFDESRLVNQLTLDAMDNISKEPDFKKCAVRIERV